A genomic stretch from Setaria viridis chromosome 1, Setaria_viridis_v4.0, whole genome shotgun sequence includes:
- the LOC117847217 gene encoding uncharacterized protein: MDLHVVSARGKAPAAHDAVCVVLRGARARCPHRRRLLLAKGRAARKTALREESVDAATDTDTNAAEDDEETVDSSGGTDLEDWEGRVHSLEVLWVPRGHADVAARLAFAYVTPPEVSVNVAPFIRSVVASVAPHVPLELLPSSRGAMLLRFASAAQRELVRNMSPIDYQGGRLELERPQETSNRFFRVPDWLAYVAVTDYPPEHWDEDHIRRSLSGFCNVMGINPTCLTGFDFSPLRLVIKVNHRLEIPSELWVDADDMILGGSIASIMPIRIWPRAEQVGVAELFSPSLGHHHHRTTLRPPRRLWACLGQSSPTTHNAPHHHNQIQPGAHAALLHLAALHALAKLSVTPPQLPSPRAPPSSLVGSSEEHGDLEDETFAYPLPSPAPRARNSVPKKRQSSRIAAKANGNFVHSTDKAMQLKALQNSLAPCSSKLKSVVEQRKILSKSKIQLSTADLRKLVAAAGVGHLPADGLAMVPSVPE; encoded by the coding sequence ATGGACCTGCATGTGGTCTCCGCTCGCGGGAAGGCCCCCGCTGCCCACGATGCCGTCTGCGTCGTCCTCCGGGGGGCCCGAGCCAGGTgccctcaccgccgccggctgctgcttGCCAAGGGGCGAGCCGCGAGGAAGACAGCGTTGAGAGAGGAGTCAGTGGACGCGGCCACGGACACGGACACCAACGCCGCCGAGGATGATGAAGAGACCGTGGACAGCTCCGGCGGTACTGATCTAGAGGACTGGGAGGGCCGTGTTCACTCCCTTGAGGTGTTGTGGGTCCCCCGGGGGCACGCAGacgtcgccgcccgcctcgcTTTCGCCTACGTTACGCCGCCAGAGGTTAGTGTTAATGTCGCCCCGTTCATCAGATCTGTTGTCGCGTCTGTGGCACCCCATGTTCCACTTGAGCTGCTGCCTTCCTCTCGCGGTGCCATGCTGTTGCGCTTTGCCTCTGCTGCGCAGCGCGAACTGGTCAGGAACATGAGCCCCATTGACTATCAGGGAGGGCGGCTCGAGCTGGAAAGGCCGCAGGAAACCTCCAACCGGTTCTTCAGGGTTCCGGACTGGCTGGCATATGTGGCGGTGACGGACTACCCGCCGGAGCACTGGGATGAGGACCATATCCGGCGCAGCCTCAGCGGGTTCTGCAACGTTATGGGGATCAACCCCACCTGCCTCACGGGTTTCGACTTCTCCCCTCTCCGGCTCGTCATCAAGGTTAATCACCGACTGGAGATCCCAAGTGAGCTCTGGGTTGACGCCGACGACATGATCCTTGGTGGGAGCATTGCAAGTATCATGCCAATCCGGATCTGGCCGCGTGCTGAGCAAGTTGGCGTCGCGGAGCTCTTCTCCCCTTCTTtgggccaccaccaccaccgcaccacCCTCCGGCCCCCCAGGCGCCTCTGGGCCTGCTTGGGCCAGAGTTCTCCCACCACCCACAACGCTCCACACCACCACAACCAGATACAGCCTGGCGCGCACGCTGCTctgctccacctcgccgccctGCACGCGCTCGCAAAGCTTTCCGtcacgccgccgcagctccccTCGCCTCGTGCCCCACCAAGCTCCCTTGTTGGGAGTTCCGAGGAGCACGGCGACCTGGAGGATGAGACCTTCGCGTACCCTCTGCCGTCTCCTGCACCTCGCGCCCGCAACAGCGTCCCCAAGAAGCGCCAGAGTTCTCGCATCGCGGCCAAGGCAAATGGGAATTTTGTGCACTCTACTGACAAGGCAATGCAGCTCAAAGCTCTCCAGAACTCACTGGCTCCGTGCTCCTCCAAGCTCAAGTCGGTTGTGGAACAGAGGAAGATCCTCTCCAAGTCCAAGATTCAACTGTCCACTGCTGATCTGCGTAAGCTGGTGGCCGCTGCTGGTGTTGGGCATCTGCCGGCTGATGGGCTTGCCATGGTGCCATCGGTGCCCGAATGA